The following proteins are encoded in a genomic region of Gouania willdenowi chromosome 6, fGouWil2.1, whole genome shotgun sequence:
- the LOC114464712 gene encoding ras association domain-containing protein 10-like, with amino-acid sequence MMMMMVEPEEGKVSVWVCREEKLVSGLTKRTTCSDVVKVLLEDQNLQQSVSAAMLSGPPHSYCVVEKWRGFERILPNKTKILRLWSAWGDEQENVRFVLVKNEASLPNNGPRSAEARVVPSRDSGAPGGLLLKGTGRSGWAAVAAAASLSQEKQRRIVRKAFRKLDKMNKKKEQVNVSKDNKGSVEKMETLVHLVISQDHTIRQQVHRIKELDREIERYEAKVHFDRIKRHGVNYVQDTYRVDCSPEAGVSPGDCKRKAERQDAWRTAEALVQFEEYTLRCEEVVRLQEELTEREALVESITGEIQEELNRRWMKRRREETSSEVDQDQDQDSDSTAEETTLDPDVRSLSENELAMEEERIKTQLDTSLYIGLRLKTDLDAIRGDLDLSLALWETKESELLDLLARVETMELEQASKQVTEVGAGGSEAEPASVEKGGGWVEQARGLSKACNTNDEDSDTGLSSMHSQDSDNPPVCESLV; translated from the coding sequence atgatgatgatgatggtggagcCGGAGGAGGGGAAGGTCTCCGTGTGGGTCTGCCGGGAGGAGAAGCTGGTCTCCGGCCTGACGAAGCGCACCACCTGCTCCGATGTGGTCAAAGTGCTGCTGGAGGACCAGAACCTGCAGCAGAGCGTCTCTGCGGCCATGCTGTCCGGTCCTCCTCACTCCTACTGCGTGGTGGAGAAATGGAGAGGATTTGAGAGGATTTTACCCAACAAGACTAAAATCCTCCGGCTGTGGAGCGCCTGGGGGGACGAGCAGGAAAACGTCCGCTTCGTGCTTGTTAAAAACGAGGCATCGCTGCCCAACAACGGCCCCCGCAGCGCAGAGGCCCGGGTCGTACCGAGCCGGGACAGCGGCGCGCCGGGCGGCTTATTGCTCAAGGGCACCGGAAGGAGCGGCTGGGCCGCGGTGGCCGCTGCTGCCAGCCTGTCCCAGGAGAAACAGAGACGCATAGTCAGGAAGGCGTTCAGAAAGTTAGACAAAATGAATAAGAAGAAGGAGCAGGTGAATGTTTCTAAGGACAATAAAGGCTCAGTGGAGAAGATGGAGACCCTGGTCCACCTGGTGATCAGTCAGGACCACACCATCAGACAGCAGGTCCACAGGATCAAGGAACTGGACCGGGAGATAGAGCGCTACGAGGCCAAAGTTCACTTTGACCGCATCAAGAGACACGGAGTGAACTACGTGCAGGACACCTACAGGGTGGACTGCTCCCCGGAGGCTGGTGTCTCACCAGGGGACTGTAAGCGCAAAGCGGAGCGTCAGGACGCATGGCGCACGGCGGAGGCGCTGGTCCAGTTTGAGGAGTACACCCTCCGCTGTGAGGAGGTGGTGCGGCTGCAGGAGGAGCTGACGGAGCGGGAGGCGCTGGTGGAGAGCATCACAGGGGAGATCCAGGAGGAGCTCAACCGCAGGTGGATGAAGCGACGGCGGGAGGAGACGAGCTCGGAGgtggaccaggaccaggaccaggactcgGACAGCACCGCAGAAGAAACCACGCTGGATCCAGATGTTAGAAGTCTGTCAGAGAACGAGCTGGcaatggaggaggagaggatCAAAACACAGCTGGACACCAGTTTGTACATCGGTCTGAGGCTGAAGACGGACCTGGACGCCATCAGGGGGGACTTGGACCTGAGTCTGGCACTGTGGGAAACCAAAGAGAGTGAACTGTTGGACCTCCTGGCCAGAGTGGAAACTATGGAGCTGGAGCAGGCCAGCAAACAGGTGACTGAGGTGGGGGCAGGGGGCTCTGAGGCAGAGCCTGCTTCAGTGGAGAAGGGGGGAGGCTGGGTGGAGCAGGCCCGGGGTCTGTCAAAGGCCTGCAACACCAACGATGAGGACTCGGACACGGGTCTGAGCTCCATGCACAGCCAGGACTCTGACAACCCGCCTGTGTGTGAATCACTGGTGTAA